The Lolium perenne isolate Kyuss_39 chromosome 6, Kyuss_2.0, whole genome shotgun sequence genome segment CTACAAAGCCAATGCTCCTTAAGTTCTAGTTATTTATTCTATTAGTACTACTGCTACATGCATGTCTGTATGCATACCATCTAGTATCTATATGTATGCACGGTATATAACTACTTCAAAGTTGCAGAACTGTACTTGTACTTATGCATACCATCTAGTACCTATAGGTATGCAGTGTATATAACTACTTCAAAGTTGCAGAATCTGTATCGTACTTATGCATACCATCTAGTACATATATGTATGCAGTGGTATATAACTACTTCAAAGTTACGAGAACTGTACTTGTCGTTACTAGCACAATTTAAAACGATGTTTCTTCATGTGGTTTTTGTAGGTGAATCAATCTTCACCATCTACAGAAAATGGCGGCACTCAAGTGATGGCATCGTCTCGTGCCGCGGAGCAAAGTGATACTACCCCATCAGGCCACCTGCATACAACTCAAGCAAGGGATGAATCACCTTTCTTGGATGAATAATAAGCATGAATATAGCAGTTACACATGTAGCTACCATGTTGGAATTTGACTTTCTTTTGTCAGTAGTTTGTGAACCTGAATGTTTCTATATTTGTTTCTTCTCTATGTTGCCAAAAACAAGTGGCTGTTATGGATATAGTACATGTCATTATGGATTACTGTGTGATAGTTTGTTCAATGAGAAAATGTATTGAATGTGATTTGTGAATCAGATGTGTGTGCTGTTTTGATAATGGCAAAATATATTTATATATTGATGTCAATTTTTATGTTTTTCCAATTGAATTTTGGGTTCCATTTGGGAAATGCTTCAGCAACAGTGCTGACGCACATTCCTGACGGACAGCTTACATCCCTGACGTTTGTGCTGGAGTACCCAGAAATGTGCTTTCCTGAAGGTTGAACGTGCTTCCTGACGGAGAGCAAGCGTCAAGAACACTTTTGTCCTGACGGCAAGGCATTCCTGAGAGTTCAGCCTCAGCGTCAGAGTTCATCGAACATCCCTGACGGCTGTGGTCTCTGACGGGCTTTCCTGACGGTCGGACCGACAGGAATGGTTCTTTCCGTGGTTCCCGTGCGACGTCAGGAAAATTCGTCAGGAATACTCTTTCCCGTCGGTCACCGTCAGGAGTGACCATCTTTCCTGACACCTTATTACCGACGGCTGGTTCCTGACGGAGGCCGTCAGGAATACGTATTGCTGACGGTATTTCAGTTATTTCTGACGGAAATTGGCCGTCAGGAATATTCCTGTCTGGGGTAGTGATCATCAATAACAATGAGATACCTATAATAATTTAGGAATAATTAATAGATTGCATGTAGACATTAACTTTCTTGAATCGAGACAGTAACTTCATCATTTACACATTATAGCACAATTAATAAGTGGAATAAATTATGAGCATAAGCTTGTTGCCATCATTAACTGATTGACAGttgatatatactccctccgtcctaaaataagtggacatctagctctAAATTTTGTCCACAAAAAAGTGTACTCCTATCTTTCCAATGCACTTTAAAATAGCAAAAAttgcttctctctcatcgcacgggaatcaaacccaataatattgagcacatgttctccttgttttctacatgcacttagctcattggagatgaaagaattaaagaggagagatgccATATTTCCAATGTATTTTtcactccacttcataatttatcttgaaaaacatgcatgtacacttatttgtgaacGGATGGAGTACGTACCTTTTGTTCTCAAGTCTTTCATCAAAAATGGTGAACTGACTTTCGTACATCCCAAGATCAAGAAGGATGTCCATGAGAACCTTGTTTGCGCCAGCATTTCGACCGACAGCAACAAAAGCACTGCAATCAAAATCTCCTTTCGTCTGGTTATAAACCGTTTTGACAAGTGTGGTCTTTCCCACACCTCCAAACCCGACAACGGAGACTATCTTCAACTTTTTCTTGGACATGCTATCTCCATCCGAGAGCAACTTCATTAGCTCTTGATCTCGTTTCCCAGCGATGCCCACAAGCTCTGTCACATCCTGGTACAGAGCCCCAAGGCGGGGATTGATGGGCGTCACGGCTGCTGGCTTAGCGACAATATCGTTGATGGTGTACCTTCCACGCCTGTTAGCCACCTCTTGGACTTGCTTATTGATGTCCTTGATCGCGTGGGCGATTTCATGGCGAGCCTTCCCCTTAGTGAATAAGCCGACCATTTTCTCTATGATCGACTTTACGTCTTTCGAGTTGGCGGTGGGCTTAGAGCCATCATCGGCACGCACCAGGAACTTGTCGATGACGTCCTCTATGACGAAGGAGAGCTCCCTCATCTCCCCTGCCCAGAGCTTGACCTCCTCATTGAGTTGGTCCCGCGGCACCTCTGCCACCTTGCAGAGCGCTGCGTGCATGCTCTTCATCTCCTTCTCGAGGGACCTGACGCCTTCCTTAGCGCCCTTCTGCAGCTTGTACTTGTCGTTGAGGAGCTCGGCTAGCTTGGGCAGCAGGGAGCCCATGGCGCCGGTCACCAGATTCATGACTATCGCTTGTTTGATTAGTTTAGTGGTTGCTGTTTTGGTTGGCGAGCCAGTTCACAGCTACGGGCACAGTGGTTTGTTGTACGCTTAGGTGGTCTTTATAGAACCCGAGCAAGTTCACAGCGTGGAAATGTACAACCATGTCAAGTCGTCGGCCGGCTAATATCCAGCAATATAATTAATGTAACGTGCTCTCAGTACTATATATTCCATTATTCCTGCAATCACATGACGTACGTGTGGTTGGTTCTTTGTGCGATGCACACGGTACTAGGCTCTCATTACTATTCTTTTTTTTTAGTTTAGACTCTCATTACTATTCATGCTGATAAAGAAAATGATCGATGCCACAAAAATCTGAATTTAGAGGAGCTTATATGCCTTCTTTTTATTTCACAAAATTCAAAAACTGAGTTTAGAAGATACCAAAGTCCAAACAAAAAACTGTTAAGTTGATATTAGAGTGTGTCATGCACCGTCAAGTTTTTGTTgaatttttttttgcgaaaaggcCAACGCCATATATTAAAGATATCCAACCCTTACGAGATCCTTACAAAAACAGAAAATAACACACAGGTTCTTGTGTAAATCGATGTCGTCCCTGTGAAAATAACTTCATAGAGTTTTGGATGACATACAGACCTCGAATGCGTTGGATTCCAGAGAGGTCGCCACAGTATATACATGGACGCCCTATTTGGCACCTAGGGTGAAGAATAGTTATTCTACACCCACCCTATTTTTTCGTAGGTATAAATATTATCGCCAGAGGCACATATAGATCATACGAGGACAATCAATCACAGCACGACACTGAGATTTGGTAACGAGGTTCAGCGATCAATGCCTACATCCGCGAGGCATGCTTAACGGGCGCTCCTCCCCATGTACTATCATAGTACCGTCGACGACAAGCTCACCGAGGTGATACAGACACTTCAAATCTAGAAACACCACGCCGGTCCAACAACCCTACCATGGACGCCGAACCGTCCCGAAAATGATCTTATGTCTAACCTACAACTTGTGTCTAGTCTATTTTGGCTACCCTCGGTGCCTTTATATATTAGGCCAGGTTACAAAGTTCGACTCCAACACGTAACCTACCGCTAATTACAAGTTCAACTGTAGCACTACTCGTACACATATTCTTCCAATACCTCAACAGGAAATAATTTTTACGTCACGTAAATTTTCTCTCTTATGTCGGAAGTCAAGGAGAACGTAATAAAATATAGACATGACGTAAAAACAATTTTTTACGTGATGTAGTAAAATAAGATGTAAAATACGCATTTTTTGTGGTTTTTACACCATTATGAATCATATATTACGTTTTTATGTCGCTTTTTCTGTTATGGGTCAATATGAACGTAACTATTTGTATACCAAACCTAAATTTTGAATGTAATAACGTAAAAAGCCTGGGTGCAAAATACCATATTGTGTTGGGTGCTAAATAGCATATATATATTGTACGACAGTCAGCGTTTTTTTGGTTGACAGCCCAACAAATAAGGGACGTGTTGGCAGTAGGTAACCCTCGTGATGTGTGCCGGCAACTTGATAATTCGACTTGATGTGTCCACATGATGCAAGCCAACTTGATAAGAGTTGAAACTTTTTGATAAATTACTTAAAGCAAGTACACGAGGATCGCGTGGTACTCAGGATAAGCTACTCTCAAACAAATAAAAAAAAACGACTACACGAGGACTTTGTATTTTATTAGAATATGAAAAGGCCAAGGGCTCCGTCGGTCTTCCAAATACTTGCATAGGGCAGTCGCAACGCTCGACGATGTATGGTATCTAAAGCCTGCCACATAGGCACATAACTGACATGGAAGCCTAATTAAGAAAGAGAGAGAGCGCCATCGTATCCTCGAGACTCTTTTCGCTGTAACCGAGGGGTATCCTcacgattttttttttgaaataaacgACCATATATTAAGCCAGCAAGccgtctcattaaaaaccttccagtccccttcggtaccctggtaaggaaaagagtgcgtctgaaacttgCTGCTTTCACAAATTCAGTACAGTTACATCATTTAGAACATCTGTCAAAACAGATGGAGGGGGATCAGTATCCCAAATAAAAAATCTATTAGACTCAAAACTTAATCTAGCTTGATTATGCGCCGTCTTGTTTGCCTCTCTGGGACAATGCTGAAAAGAAATTCTTCCAATTCTTCgtgcaatttgaaaacaatctGCCAGAACTGCTGAATATGGACTTCAAAGCTCAATTTCTCCATTACATGCTGTAATTAAGTTCAAACTGTCTGATTCTACCACTACAGGAGAACACGAGGGGTATCCTCACGATGATACGACTCTTATCGCTGCCACGCTATGTATCGGGTGGGTCCACAATGTCAGCCTCTCTGTACATGTTGCACTGTTGGTACATAAAAAAAAAACAAGTAGGATTCGAACTCGAGACCTCAGTATAGGTGATTGAACTGGGTGTCTTGCCACTACGCCGACTACTAGATTCAATTATAGGCACGTACTTAGGTAGGCTATACTAACTTCAGGTTACTTATATGTAACATATGTTTGTCAACATGACATAAATTAATTTGTGAAAAACTTGGGCAGCCCAGAATTCGAAACAAAGAACTTACGGAGGAAACGGTGAAAATTTCTGGTGTCTATTATCACCTATATATTCCCAACGCACTACAAATATTGTTTGTTGATGGTAAGAGGACCTTAATTTGTGAAACGAAAGGGCAGCCTAGGATTTGAAACAAAGAACTTACGGAGATAATGGCATGGCGAAAAATTCTTGTGTCTTATATATAACCAAAAAAACATTAATGAGCCATACGATCAAACGTCTCGAGAGTTAGCAAAACAATCATCCGGCCCTCCAGAATCAAAACGATGGTGGGTCCCCGATATCAGTTTCCCTATGTGAGAAAGTCTAGACAACCAGGACTTAGCGAAAATAGCAGTCGAGAGCACACGGCAAATGGCACCCACACCTCAGCCTCATGCGTGGCAAAACACCACCCACCTGCTAAAACTTTACATGTTAAAAGCAAAAGTTGGGTTATTTTGTGTTCATATACTAGTTTGTCTCTTCTATTATTTACATAACCGTTGTGTTCATATCTCACTGAGCTACATCAAATACAACAAGAGTATTGCTAGACAAGGGGACAATCCAAGAAGAAAACAAGGGGGGCCTTCCGAGGGAGCCGGTGTCGCAGGAGAAGGTGAGTAGGCGGTGGCAATCATCATCGCGCTCTAGCCTCAGGGTATCCCTTTGACATTGACGCCGGCGTGCACTACCACGGCCTTGTGCAGCACCACCTGCGCAGGAAATGGCATCGGCGGTGGCGCGGAAGCATACGAGGTCTAAGGAAGGTACCTATGGTGGAGAGGATGTCACGGGTGAGAACGAGTGTGGGGAGGAGCCGACCATGGTACGCGAGCTAGTTGCGGGCCTCTGGAGTCATGGCCATGTCGACAATATGGAGTGGGGAACATGGATTGGGGGATTCGACGCTCAGGAGAGATAGATTGAGGGTGGGTGGGGTGGCCGGCGTCGGCGCCGGTGATCGATGGGGCAGGGGTGGTTGGCGAGGACCACCATGGAGCAGCAGCGGCGAGGTTGGGGTCTCTGGAAGAAAGGGGATCGCTGACGCGAGGGGTGATGGCAAGAGCTAGGGTTATTTCGTCTCCCATTTTTGGGACCAAACTTCTTGctgggcccaaaatgaaagttttGGCTCCAAAATCACAGATTCGTTGCGGGCTTTACTCCAAACAAAATGAAAGTTGTTTGCATAGTGTTTTTTAGATACACTCGGCAAACTTTTTTTTTTCATTCTATGTACCATGTACTATTTACATGTGGTACCATCTCGTACGAAACAAAAGGTTTTTGCTGAATTTCCTATCTATCCTGACAACTAGTACACACAAAATAGCCAAAAGATTGCATTTTTTGAAATTTTCTATATTTGCCTTGATTTTTATTCAAAATGTGGTTAAAATCACCGGCGAAACTATTCATAGCAAGGGCTGTAATATTTAACACCCTCTATGGTTGTTTCATGGAATTGTACCTGGGTACCTTAAAATGATTTTTGGAAAAAAATAGGTCCAAACTAGAACACACTTGTAGTTTCGAATTTGAATTACTTCGAGAAATTGACCAAAATTCATTTAATTGGGTTAAAATAGTTAGAAAGTGAGAAAATTCCTAGTACTTGGGTTGGCCATAAAACATGGTCTACTTTGAGAGAAAATTGGAGAGGTGCAATTTTGCACCATATTCTTTGCACTTGCTTTAGAAAAAAAACCCCATTTTTTTGCACATCAAAAATGAAAACACCTTTTTTGTAGATAACATTTGGAAACTACTTTTGGCACTATTGTTTGGCATGGCAAGAGGCACCTTTTTACCAAATATGGTCACATTATCATGAACTATGCCATGGATATGGCCATGAACATGGTCATTTGGCTTGAAAGCCATGAATGTTCATGCATGATAGTCCATTTTGTGAAGGTTTTTTTTACAAAATATGTCAAAATCCATGTTTATCCTTTTTCCTAGCAACTATTACACATAAACGACTCCATGCCAAAGGATTAAATTTATTGACATTTTCTTTGATGTTTTTCAAAATGGGGTAAAAATTGCTGGCGAAACTATTCATTGAAACAGCTTGAATATTTCAACACTCTTCGTGGCTATTGCATAGAATCATACTTTGGTACCGTAAAATAATTTTTGGATTTTTTGTGATCCAAACTACAACACACttgtagttcaaatttgaattacttttgaGAAATCAACTGAAATTCATTTAAGTGGGCGAGAGTTGCTAGAAAGCGAGAAAATTCTTAATACTTGGGAATTGATCATCCATATGGTCTACTTTGTGTGAAACTTGGAGAGGTACAATTTTGCACCATATTCTTTGCACTTGCTTCACAAAAAACCCATTTTTAGGacctagaaaatgaaaaaaaaattgtAAACAAAAGTTGGAAACTCCTTTTGGCACTATTGTTTTGCATGGCAACATGCACCTTTTTTCCTAATATAGTCACATTATCATGAACTATGTCGTGGATATGGTCATGACCTTGGTCATTTGGCATGAAAGCCATgattgttcatacatgatagcccATTTTGTGAAGTTTTTTTTACAAAATATGTCAAAATCCATGTTTCTCATTTTCCCCAGCAACTATCATATTAATTATTAAAATTTTGAAATTGAATATCATATGTATAGATTTGTCATGAAAAATATTTCTAAAAGATTATATTTTTGGGATTTATACATATATTTTATAGAAATTAGTGTTTAAAATTGCATCTTGGAGACAGAACATCATATATTTATGATATGGATGGAGTACAAGAATGGATCCAACAAAGTTAATTGAAAGAACTTGAGAAAATTCCTCCTCGAAAAGTTTTTATAGAGAAAGTTCCTTAGAGAAGTACCAACAAAAAATGCAATATCCATACAGTGCCTTAGATATGCAAAAGAGTATACACGGTTTTGCCAAAAATTGAGCGCTGGACAAAAAAGAAGCAACAAAATTTCACAATGCTATCTGTGCTACTTAGGTTAGATTTCTTTTCTCATGTACGGCCCTTGACTATTACTAGAGTAATATTAATATAGTTCCTAAAATATTGATTTTTGTGTGGCCCTTGACTATTTTACTAGTACCTAAGTTTTTGCTGATTAGCACCCACAGGTTTTAAAATGCACTGACCGTTAGTGGTGTATTTTAAGAAACAATAACCCCAATGCATCGTTTTTAAGTTTCGTATCTAAATTTAATGATTCTGTGCTCATGCTTGAATGGGATTGGGTtaggattttttttttgcatataaacatgtgcaagaGCTATATGCTAGCTAAGAGCAAGTACACTAGTAGGCTATAAGCCTACTGACATGGCACTTTTGTCTGTGTGGAGGAGAAAGACAAGGAAAAAGAGAAGAAGTGGGCTCTCATGCAAGAGTCAATCTTTATGCGTGCTCCTACATAAAAATATTAAATGAGAGGAAAGAGaagagagagtgaaaaaaaactaACCTTAGGGCCCTCCCAACGCTTGTATCTAATTTGTTGTATCTTATGTTTCCACGTCATCTAGATACACTCTTTCGTAAGAAGCCCTCAGTGCATCGTATCTATTAGCAGGCCCAACAATTTAAGGACGAAGGGATTTTCTGCGGCTCACGGGTCACGCCGTAGGCTTGTCTCTTCCTACAGGAAACAGATCCCTTGATACCCAAATTCATGTTTTAtcttactacctccatcccaaggcttaaggcctatatttttttcagaaagtcaaactatgttaagtttgactaagtttttataaaaaatcattaacatgtgaaataaaaaattaatattattagatagataattaaatatattttcatgtgctatctacaaaatatcatatttattaatagattattctaaaattttggtcaaactttacttgctttgactttttcaaaaaaatataagccttaagccttgggatggaggtcaTATACAGTAGCTTGTAAAAGATGAAAATGAGAGTTGTGTTGGTGCTAGGAGGGTCTGGCAATGAAGAAAATTGTGTCCCATGGAGAAGTAATTTAAAGACAGATATGAAGGTCTGCATGTGTTCATGGCGTTGTTAATCAGCCAGCAGGACAGGCAGTACGAGCAAACGTGGGGGCAGGGACATGGGGGCAAGCGAGCTGGAAGCAGCACGAGACGAAGGCTTTACGGAGGACTGGTGCTGAACAGGCCGGAGAGCAGCGCCCACCACCGCGTGTAGCAGCGTTGGCCGCGGGACACCCGCGTCGCTGAGGCCCGCCAATCTGTCATAGCAGATGCAACTCATCCGCACCGTTGTGAAGAGCTCCTCCATCCAGTAGTTGACTGCATTCAAGCCTTCATGGACACGCGGTGCTGCTTCACCAGTAACAGCCATGGCCACACGAACTCGAGAAGGAGTCAAGGAGGCTCAGAGACGAAGGAACACGCAGTCGTATCCTATTTAGGATACCATAACCCTTCTCCATCTTCTTTAATGCTCCTTCCACGTCATATTTTTTTCTAGTTGGTAAAATTAGATACGGTTCAGCTAGGAGCGTTGTGACCGCCCTTATAGACAACCCTATTATATGACTAATTAATAAAGCTGGCTTTTGATGACATGGAAGCTTTATGTATACGGCTGCTAGCTCTACTATTATCCTTGGTCCAAGATACAATAATAATCTCTTTCATCATTAATTATGGTGTCGAATCAGCATTTTGTCTATGATACCGCGCTAAGAGGCAAGCATTGGGAAAGACCTTATGCTACATGGGACAAAACAAATAACGCATATCCCCATGCGTGTTGGACGACAACGACTGGCTGGTCCTGCTGGACATAGGTCCAGCATACTATCACTAGTAGCTTAGCTTGATAAGTGCCGGGGGAATCCATCTGAGTCATTTTGGGACCACCAATTAATTGTAGTAGTACACTACAAGCACCACCATATGTCCATCAAACTATTACTGCCAACTTAGCTAGATAAGTGTAGCTTGATAGGCGCTTGCAAGTCTTCTTCTTCGAGTCGTCGTCTTCGTTGAGGGCTTCCTTGGGGAGGAGGCGCCCCTCCTCGGCCCGGGCACATTTATCTGCTAGGGTGAATAGCTCCGGAGTAGTGTTGAGATCTCTCGTGCTCATCTTCTCCCTCATGCGAGGATCCTGCTATGTCCAGCACACTGTTACTGGTAACTTAGCTTGATAAGTGATGTGGGAATCCATCTAACTCATTTTGAAACAACCAATTAATTGTAGTAGTACACTACAAGCACCACCATAGGTCCAGCAAACTATTATCGCCAGCTTAGCATGATGAGAGCAaatacaataagtcctagtcagcttgctataaggattaaaataatatattgttgcttagttggaagagagagaagagaagtgggctcttatgcaagagaaAATTTCTAGACGTCTTTCACAGGCACTATGTGAGAGTGAATGGTGGGTCATACATAGATAAAGTAGTAtaattttatagctcactattgtacatgttggctctaaaatgactatagatgacatggcacttGACTTATAGCCAACGGTTGGCTCTACTATTGAACTTGCTCTAAGTGTCGTGGGAATGCATCTGGCTCATTTTTAGACCGCTAGTTAATTGTAGTAGTGCTACCGGCACCACGATCCATCTAGCAGTAgcttgattggtacagtgataGGTGCCATGAGAATGCATGCATCTGACTCATTTCAAGACCACCCATTAATTGGAATAGTAGAAGCCCAATGATCCATCAATCTAGTTGTAGCTCGATAGGTGCTTTTTTAAAATTAGTACAAGAAAAACATAATTCCACGTGTAACATTGTACACGTATACGCAAAGGAGGCATAGGACAAATATAATAGTACGAGGTGCCCATGGGCCGGAGGATGTGAACCCTGGGCAGAAACTCAGTCCTACGGTTTCAGGCCGTTCCCCACCCAAAATTGACAGTGAGAACTGACTCCTGGAGTCGGTTAAAAAATTAAAACCGAATGCGTTATATTCCTGCAGTCTGCTTCAGTTAGGAACCGTCTCTAAACTACTGTTTAGATGTTGTTCTACCTTTGTATCCAATGCACGTAACTATAGTTCGTGTCGGTTTATTATTCTTCAGCAAAAACCGAATAGAAAGGCCGACTCAAGTACTGTGTTTTGTACTAGTGTTACTAGGTTGCTACGGACGCGGACGACGTGAACCCAGGTGCACGTGCACCCCATATGAAAAATTCCCAAAAATGCTATTTCAAAGTTTcagaaaaatttgaaaaaatgcaCGCATGTACATATTATGCTGACACTTACTTGTGCAGATTTTGGCATAAAAAACGACCATGTGTAGTTATAAATGTGAAAACAGAAATTCCTATTTCTATGAACAGTACAAAACCAGTCATTATAGTGTCAGAACCACATTTTGTCATTTTCGTGTAGGCCACATGCAAtcgtattttttcgtgaaaacttacacaagtaagtatcaacataatatgcaGATGAGAAAAAAATTccatttaaaaaaaattcaaatagCATTTTTTCCAATATTGAAGAAAACGGGTGCACACGCACCCAGGTTCATCCTGGTATTTTCCAAGTTGCTACCCACTACTCTAATCAGGACACATAATAAACTATTCTTCCTGAAATGATAGTAAAAACATGTTCACAAATCACAATATCGTGAAACTATGCATATACTCTCTATATCACAAATAAGTAACATTTTGGACATGCCTTGGGTCAAAGTTTTAAACCTTTGACTATGAATATCATTT includes the following:
- the LOC127310832 gene encoding disease resistance protein PIK6-NP, with product MNLVTGAMGSLLPKLAELLNDKYKLQKGAKEGVRSLEKEMKSMHAALCKVAEVPRDQLNEEVKLWAGEMRELSFVIEDVIDKFLVRADDGSKPTANSKDVKSIIEKMVGLFTKGKARHEIAHAIKDINKQVQEVANRRGRYTINDIVAKPAAVTPINPRLGALYQDVTELVGIAGKRDQELMKLLSDGDSMSKKKLKIVSVVGFGGSHGHPS